The following are encoded together in the Acanthochromis polyacanthus isolate Apoly-LR-REF ecotype Palm Island chromosome 14, KAUST_Apoly_ChrSc, whole genome shotgun sequence genome:
- the calcrla gene encoding calcitonin gene-related peptide type 1 receptor — MAERKLDGFGQGWMVALLLLCNLTTFLVKASMGVNETHQQHPTNVYHDMGLTRNKIVTAQFECYQKIMKDNIHSRQEPMCNRTWDGWLCWDDTKAGVTSEQHCPDYFQDFDPSEMVTKICTDSGHWFLHPESNRTWTNYTRCNEHTNEGRVTAMNLFYLALIGHGLSLTSLFISLGIFFHFKSLSCQRITLHKNLFFSFVLNSVITIIFLTAVANNQELVQRNPTSCKVSQFIHLYLFGCNYFWMLCEGIYLHTLIVVAVFAEKQHLMWYYLLGWGFPLIPASIHAIARSYYYNDNCWISSKTSLLYIIHGPICAALLVNLFFLLNIVRVLITKLKVTHQAESSLYMKAVRATLILVPLLGIQYVLLPYKPEGRVSSEIYDYIMHILMHYQGLLVATIFCFFNGEVQAVLRRHWNQYQIQFGSSVGNHSDALRSASYTASSITEVQGCYSIDGHTEHMNGKGFHDTDASILKSDSPFA, encoded by the exons ATGGCTGAGAGGAAGCTGGATGGCTTTGGACAGGGTTGGATGGTGGCACTTTTACTGCTGTGTAATCTAACGACG TTTTTGGTGAAGGCCAGCATGGGGGTTAATGAAACTCATCAGCAACATCCAACCAATGTCTACCATGACATGGGACTCACCAGGAACAAGATCGTTACAGCACAGTTCGAGTGCTATCAGAAGATAATGAAGGACAATATCCACAGCAGACAAG AGCCCATGTGTAACCGCACTTGGGATGGCTGGCTGTGTTGGGACGACACCAAAGCTGGAGTTACATCGGAGCAGCACTGCCCAGACTACTTCCAGGATTTTGATCCTTCAG AGATGGTTACAAAGATTTGCACTGATAGTGGCCATTGGTTTCTGCATCCTGAGAGCAACAGGACATGGACAAATTACACCCGCTGCAATGAACACACCAATGAAGGCAGAGTG ACCGCAATGAATCTGTTCTACTTAGCCCTCATAGGACATGGGCTGTCACTGACCTCCCTCTTCATCTCCCTTGGAATATTCTTCCATTTCAA GAGTTTGAGCTGCCAAAGGATCACCCTTCACAAaaacctctttttttcttttgttctcaaCTCTGTGATCACCATCATTTTCCTGACCGCGGTGGCAAACAACCAGGAACTGGTGCAGAGGAATCCA ACAAGCTGCAAAGTGTCCCAGTTTATTCATCTGTACCTGTTTGGCTGTAATTACTTCTGGATGCTGTGTGAAGGAATATATCTGCACACTCTCATTGTGGTGGCCGTGTTTGCAGAGAAGCAGCACCTCATGTGGTACTATCTCCTAGGCTGGG GCTTTCCTCTCATTCCAGCATCCATACATGCCATTGCTCGAAGTTACTACTACAATGACAA CTGTTGGATTAGCTCCAAAACGTCGCTACTCTACATCATCCATGGCCCCATCTGTGCTGCTCTCTTG GTCAATTTGTTCTTTCTCCTCAACATCGTTCGAGTCCTCATCACCAAACTGAAGGTGACCCATCAGGCGGAGTCGAGTCTCTACATGAAAGCAGTGAGAGCCACTCTCATCCTGGTGCCTCTTTTGGGAATTCAGTATGTCCTGCTTCCCTACAAGCCAGAGGGCCGGGTTTCCTCTGAAATATATGACTATATCATGCACATACTCATGCATTACCAG GGTTTACTTGTGGCCACCATCTTCTGCTTTTTCAATGGAGAA GTCCAAGCAGTTCTGAGGAGGCACTGGAACCAGTATCAAATTCAGTTCGGCAGCAGTGTAGGAAACCACTCGGATGCCCTGCGTTCAGCCTCCTACACAGCTTCCTCCATCACTGAGGTACAGGGCTGCTACAGCATTGACGGTCACACAGAACACATGAACGGCAAGGGCTTCCATGATACAGATGCCTCCATCTTAAAGTCAGACAGCCCCTTCGCCTGA